CCGGGCCGAGCGCCCTTAAAAAAGTAGCCGGATTCATGGTTCCCGCCCCCTTTTCCATATCATAGGGGTACCAGAGCAGGCAGTCCTGTTCCATCCAAAATTTTTGCAGAAAAACAATGATGTTCTGAAAAACCAACGCTTCAACCTCCTTTCAGTTCTTCATTCCCCGTCGGGGAAATGCCGCCTGATATATTTCAGAGATTTACACTCTCCCACTTCCAGATAATAGCCGATCATTCCCATGGTAAAGTCACGGATCTCGCTTTTCTGTGAAGGGCTACCCCTTACAACCCCTATCTCCTCGAAAGAATGATCCATAAAATATTTCACCAGTTTCTCTGCCCCTCCGGAGAAGCTCCGTGCCTGAAGATCTTTCCCTGCACAACTTCTGCAAACCAGCCCCCCCATCCCGGGGCTAAAATACCCTTTTTCTTCCGCATTGCAACCCGCGCATGCGGTGAAATGGGGGTGATATCCAACCGCGGAGAGCAGCTTGATCTCGAAAGCACGCGCCAACAAGAAAAAGTCCCGATCTTCCTTCAAAACCCGCCATGCATCGATCAGAAGCCCCAGTACCTTCCTGCTCCTTGCCTCCTCGACCAGTACCTTGTCCACGAGTTCGCTGAAATACAGGGCATGGGCATAGGCAGCCGGATCTTCCTTCAGATGAGCGAACGTTTCCAGGATCTCCTGTTGGGTCACCGTTGCCAGCGTTTTCCCCTGGTAGAGCATGTAATTGCCATGGGTAAACAGATCCACCCCGGCAGCCAGCTTGCTCTTGATTTTACGAGCCCCCCTGGCCACGGCATTGATCTTGCCTCTCTCCCGCGACAACAGGGTTACCAGCCGATCGGCCTCCCCCAGTTCGCGCGTCCGCAGAACAGCCGCTTCCGTTTTGAATAGCTTCATTTTCTACCTCAATCGCTCCTGTAGCCCAGATTCCTCAGCGCCGCCTCCCTGTCACGCCAGCCCGGGCTGACCTTTACCCACAGATCCATATAAACCTGTTGACCAAGCAGCGCTTCTATCTCGGGTCGCGCCTCTGTCCCTATTTCCCTCAGCATGCTCCCGCCTTTGCCGATGACGATACCTTTCTGCGATTTCCTGTCCACATGGATGACCGCCCGGATATCGATCAGTTCCCTGTTTTCCCGTTCCTTCATCTCCTCGATCTCCACGGCCACCGCAAAAGGAACCTCCTCGCGGGTAAGCTGCAGCACCTTCTCCCGGATCAGTTCACTGACCAGGAAATATTCAGGTTTGTCCGTTACCATATCGGGGGGATAATAGCGAGGGCCTTCCGGCATGCAAGCGATGATATCTTTCAACAGGGTGCCGATGTTCTCACCATGAAGGGCCGAGATCATGTATTCTCCACCAAAAGCATGCAGTTGACGATAAAGAGCAAGGTGTTCCTCGCCCCTTGCCTGTGAAACACGATCGATTTTGTTCAGAACCAGAAATACCGGTGTGTCTATACCCTTCAACCATCGGCTGATAAAAACATCCCCCCGTCCCGGCGGATGGTCTGCTTCCACAAAAAAGAGCACTACTTCCACGTCGTTCAAGGTGCTGTGAGCCGCCCCGACCATGTAGTTTCCCAGCCTGTGCCTGGGTTTATGGACACCCGGTGTATCGATAAAGATGATCTGGTATTCCTCATCGGTAAGGATGGCACGTATCTGATTGCGCGTGGTCTGGGGCTTGTCCGAAACGATTGCCGCTTTCTCCCCGACCACCTGGTTCAAGAAGGTTGATTTTCCAACATTGGGCCTGCCGATGATGGACACAAATCCCGAACGGTACACCCCTTTGCCAGACCCCCCTGCCTGGATATTTTGACCCCCCATACCCCGTGCCTTGCCGCCATCCAATTATACATTTTCCCGCACCACCATGCAAAATGATTCACCTGCGCCTGTACACACGGCATGGCCTCCTCTATCATCCGGATCCCTGGCCCTCCCGTTTGCCGGAGGTAAAAATCACCTTCCGAAATATCTCCGCGGAGAAGAAATCTTTGTAGT
Above is a genomic segment from Bacillota bacterium containing:
- the recO gene encoding DNA repair protein RecO, yielding MKLFKTEAAVLRTRELGEADRLVTLLSRERGKINAVARGARKIKSKLAAGVDLFTHGNYMLYQGKTLATVTQQEILETFAHLKEDPAAYAHALYFSELVDKVLVEEARSRKVLGLLIDAWRVLKEDRDFFLLARAFEIKLLSAVGYHPHFTACAGCNAEEKGYFSPGMGGLVCRSCAGKDLQARSFSGGAEKLVKYFMDHSFEEIGVVRGSPSQKSEIRDFTMGMIGYYLEVGECKSLKYIRRHFPDGE
- a CDS encoding GTPase Era, yielding MGGQNIQAGGSGKGVYRSGFVSIIGRPNVGKSTFLNQVVGEKAAIVSDKPQTTRNQIRAILTDEEYQIIFIDTPGVHKPRHRLGNYMVGAAHSTLNDVEVVLFFVEADHPPGRGDVFISRWLKGIDTPVFLVLNKIDRVSQARGEEHLALYRQLHAFGGEYMISALHGENIGTLLKDIIACMPEGPRYYPPDMVTDKPEYFLVSELIREKVLQLTREEVPFAVAVEIEEMKERENRELIDIRAVIHVDRKSQKGIVIGKGGSMLREIGTEARPEIEALLGQQVYMDLWVKVSPGWRDREAALRNLGYRSD